Sequence from the Pedobacter sp. D749 genome:
AAGGCAAAGAATTTAAGTTATACAGGCACTTATTCTTCTGAAACTGGAATAAAAGAAGCCTTTTCTATAGTTGAAACTGAAGGTAATCCGGTAGATTTGATTAAAATAACAGATAATGAACTCAATTTACAGGATAATTCCTTTGATTGTTGTTTCACAGCCAACACCATTTATTTATGGCCTGATCCTTTAAAATACTTAGCTGAAAGCTACCGCGTATTAAAACCGGAAGGAAAAATGAACCTTGCCTTTGTTGAAAAAAACTTTGGTGCCGGCCTGCCCTGGACACAGCTCGATTTTACATTTTACGAGATTGATGAAGTAAAATCGTTTTTCAAACAATCAGGATTTGCAAAAATTGAAGTAAAGAAATTAACGGAAACGATAATCGATCAGAACGGAAAGGAAATTACCAAACCGTTTATCATGGTATCAGGTCAGAAACAATAGTTGATCTGGTGATATTCACATCCCGGTGGAATCCAATGTTATTAAGTTAAGGGAAATTTATTGTATACAAATCAATATAAATGCCATTAGAATTTAATGGGAATAAATCTCCCCGAAGGATCGTCATTGCGAGAAGGCTTTTTCAGCCGACGAAGCAATCTTACAACGATCGCTACTAGCGTGCGCATTAAGATTATTCATTTTTGCAGTTGTTTTTAAAGGTATTCATGAGCTCACTTTGTTCGGTTATCTTCGTTCCTCGCAATGACGACCTTTTTTTGGGAAACTATCCCGTGTATGTCCGTAGCATTCCGAAGGGCGCTACAGATTGATAATAGAAAGAGCCTGTGATTCGTTTTAATTGAGTTTATACACTCAATTTTATTCTTGCATCCATAGAGACGCTATGCTTAACGCTACGGACAGAACTTTCTTTAACCGGGCTGCTCCGACACAGCTATACACCAACAATACCTTAAGATAACTTTCCCTTTACCTATTATTTAGCTATTGTTAACCTCCTGATCTAAAGCGAGTCAAATCTTTGATCTACCTGATCTCAACCAGGGGTATCACTTAACCAAAGCAAGGGTTAAGCAGTGTGCAAGCAGGTGTTACGCAAGCCTGGCCGGAAGGTGGCATAAACGTGGGGTAAATGTGGCGTAAAGGTGGACTTGGAATATTTTTTTGAGGGATCTTTAATCAAACGGATTGATTTGGGTTATCATCGCTTTTGATTAACCTAATATAAGAAATTATGGTGAAGCGGGCAAAAAAAGGACTTCGCAGTTTAAGGCTTTGTGACGCTGAGTTCAGATTTATTTAGCCTTAACGCGGTAACGTTCTTTTACGTCCTTTAAAGCACATTATATTTTCAGAATATGCTATCGCTTAGTGGTTAGTGAACGATCTTGAAAACCAGTTCTTTTAAGAGTTCTCCATCATCAACATTGCCGGTACTGTCTAATCCTTTGCTTTTTAAATCATATTCACGGAGTAAACCGATCACCTGGAAAACTTTTCCTGTGTTATAATTTCTGGCCGCAACCTCATAATCTTTAATAAAGAATGGCGGTACACCCAATGCTGATGCAGCATCGGCCTTATTGGGAATATAATGGTATTTAAGAAGTTTGGTGAAATAACCGCCTAAATTGGCCAAAACCATTACTGTTGGATTGGCTTTAGGGTTACTGGCGAAGTAATTGATAATTTTATTACATTTTAGCACATCGCGGATGGCCAGTGCCTTCTGCAATTCGAAAACGTTATACTCTTTACTAATGCCTATATTTCTCTGAACCAGGTCGGTATTAATGGTTACTTCCTTCGAAACATTGAGCATTAACTTTTCGATCTCGTTGGCAATTTTGGATAGATCGGTACCCAGATATTCGGCCATTAAAGCCGACGCCTGCTGATCGATCTTGTAACCTTTTTCTTTGATAAATTCTTCAATCCAGGGCACCAGTTTATAATCGCGCACGGGATCTGACTGAAAAATCAGTCCACTTTTATTAATTGCCTTATAGATTTTTTTTCGTTTATCGAAATTGGCGTATTTATAGGCCAGCACCAAAATGGTACTTGGCAGCGGTTTTTCGAAATAATTGAGTACAAATTCGCCCTCTTTTGAACTGTCTTCCTTGCCCCATTTTAAATCCTGCGCTTCTTTAACAATCACCACCTGATAATCAGACATCATGGGATAACGTTTTGCAGCACCCAGAACCGTAGCCATATCGGTATCTTTTCCATATAAAACCGTTTGATTGAAACCTTTTTCGGCATCGTTCAGCAGCTTATCTTCGATATAGTCAGTCACCTGATCAATGTAATAAGATTCTTCACCATGCAATAAGTATACAGGTTTGAACTTTCGGGCTTTGATATCTTTAATAATTTCGGCAGCAGTCATTGCCCGTAAAATTACAATTTAGGTTTAAGGATTTGGGTAAATGTTTATAATTTATAGATATGAGATGTTAGATGTGAGATTTGAGAGATTAGACTGGAGACTTCATCGCATAATCCAAAATTAACTACCTTTGAAGCCGCTGGGTTTTATAAATGGATCAGGATACTGCAAAATATATTGTGAATTATTTTTCTAATCTTCTTACTCCAGAAGAGAGGTTAGCAATTCGGCATACCCATTCTGTAATTAAGCTGGATTTAGATTCAGGCCAAGTAAATAACCCAAAGGCC
This genomic interval carries:
- a CDS encoding class I SAM-dependent methyltransferase, producing the protein MEEQEDQNTLTLDKKIDTLPPKNSLIFKLLQHLPLKKDANVLEIGPANTEHLSYLFQKAKNLSYTGTYSSETGIKEAFSIVETEGNPVDLIKITDNELNLQDNSFDCCFTANTIYLWPDPLKYLAESYRVLKPEGKMNLAFVEKNFGAGLPWTQLDFTFYEIDEVKSFFKQSGFAKIEVKKLTETIIDQNGKEITKPFIMVSGQKQ
- the holA gene encoding DNA polymerase III subunit delta; translation: MTAAEIIKDIKARKFKPVYLLHGEESYYIDQVTDYIEDKLLNDAEKGFNQTVLYGKDTDMATVLGAAKRYPMMSDYQVVIVKEAQDLKWGKEDSSKEGEFVLNYFEKPLPSTILVLAYKYANFDKRKKIYKAINKSGLIFQSDPVRDYKLVPWIEEFIKEKGYKIDQQASALMAEYLGTDLSKIANEIEKLMLNVSKEVTINTDLVQRNIGISKEYNVFELQKALAIRDVLKCNKIINYFASNPKANPTVMVLANLGGYFTKLLKYHYIPNKADAASALGVPPFFIKDYEVAARNYNTGKVFQVIGLLREYDLKSKGLDSTGNVDDGELLKELVFKIVH